One window from the genome of Garra rufa chromosome 1, GarRuf1.0, whole genome shotgun sequence encodes:
- the LOC141340389 gene encoding uncharacterized protein, which translates to MMEFIKEESEDIKIEEVFSLKQEDTEEQTDLMGLKEESEELNKMEDKYYYEEHDDFITGETSTSSQTKKSPSRKRAQENGTKKGFTCQECGKTFDQTRTLNVHMKIHTGEKPYICQQCGKTFSKKEGLTVHRRTHTGERPYTCPHCGQGFIHKGNLNTHVRCHSGESPFTCQQCGKSFSRKDSFKNHMRIHTGEKPYICGQCGHSFRCKITLSKHMKMHLRENCLRCQQCGESFTDKNLLRNHVKSHIGENACMCLHCGRTCSHNAVLEVHLPAHTGEKPFCCPQCGKSFTVKGNLRTHMRIHTGEKPFKCLQCEKSFTYKRDLKLHLQTYGKKCSGLSQL; encoded by the exons atgatggagtttattaaagaggagagtgaagacatcaAGATTGAAGAAGTATTCAGTCTGAAACAAGAAGATAccgaggaacaaacag ACCTGATGgggctgaaagaggagagtgaagaactGAATAAAATGGAGGATAAATATTACTATGAGGAACATGAcgatttcataactggagaaacTTCTACTTCCTCACAGACTAAAAAGTCTCCCTCACGAAAAAGAGCTCAAGAGAATGGAACTAAAAAGGGTTTCACTTGCCAAGAGTGTGGCAAGACATTTGACCAAACTCGAACCCTTAacgtccacatgaaaattcacactggagagaagccttacatctgccaacagtgtggaaaaacatTCTCTAAGAAAGAAGGCCTTACAGTCCACaggagaactcacactggagagaggccttacaCTTGCCCTCACTGCGGACAGGGTTTTATACATAAAGGAAACCTAAATACTCATGTGCGATGTCATTCTGGAGAGAGTccgttcacctgccaacagtgtggaaagagcttctcaCGCAAAGACAGCTTTAAGaatcacatgagaatccacacaggagagaaaccgtatATTTGTGGTCAGTGTGGACATAGTTTCAGATGTAAAATAACCCTTAGTAAACACATGAAGATGCATTTAAGAGAAAACTGTTTGAGATGTCAGCAGTGTGGAGAGAGTTTCACAGACAAGAATTTGCTTAGGAATCATGTCAAATCTCACATTGGAGAAAATGCTTGCATGTGCCTCCACTGTGGAAGAACTTGCTCACACAACGCCGTCCTCGAGGTTCACCTGCCagctcacaccggagagaaacctttctgttgtcctcagtgtgggaagagtttcaccgTTAAAGGAAACCTTAGGACTCACATGaggattcatactggagagaaaccattcaaatgtcttcagtgtgagaagagtttcacatatAAAAGAGACCTGAAACTTCATTTGCAAACCTATGGAAAGAAATGCTCTGGCCTTAGCCAACTATGA